A part of Nesterenkonia lutea genomic DNA contains:
- a CDS encoding FAD-dependent oxidoreductase, producing the protein MNPASSDSAAPARIVILGFGPVAARLVDELLDEVTEGRIRLTIIGAESEPAYQRIRIGDVSVGRLQPEDLAVSDVDQLRDSGVTVHTSARATRIDRAAQLVLLEGGDAVPYDRLVLATGAEPMMPTLEVESRRAGTIDAELRTTQLPEGIMALREMGDALRLAAVVRRAEPVVVLGGGVLGVEAALAIAEVGSPVTLVHRGNVPMGRQIDTDAGMLLRRELISAGVKVRAAADITTVVSESGRLAAVRTSLGEKIPASLLVLCTGVRARDGLAADAGLSTRWGVMTDAQCRSLTDTRIFAIGDCATVDGREPSGLIAPGWQHAETAAESLCEDLGLSRGIERDASGTPVSMQTGAGLDVILVKSKTLNVACAGTTDVDPWDPDSPSVSTWSDPKGGQYLRIVSEQDRLLGFVSVGMPRSAAELAMHAGRGTMPVADRTALLAAEHATREAQLGPHDVLCRCAGTTLSQVEEAAACAASVSEVGDACRAGTGCGTCHNRIEKLLQSAEAQRETPRQRQPEVQPLTR; encoded by the coding sequence ATGAACCCCGCGAGCAGTGACAGCGCCGCCCCCGCGAGGATCGTCATCCTCGGGTTCGGTCCGGTGGCGGCACGACTGGTGGACGAGCTGCTCGATGAGGTGACCGAGGGCAGGATCCGGCTGACCATCATCGGAGCTGAGTCCGAGCCCGCCTATCAGCGCATCCGCATCGGCGACGTCTCCGTGGGTCGCCTCCAGCCGGAGGACCTCGCCGTCTCCGATGTGGATCAGCTGCGAGACAGCGGAGTCACAGTGCACACCTCCGCCAGGGCCACCAGGATCGACCGCGCCGCCCAGCTGGTCCTGCTCGAGGGGGGTGACGCTGTCCCCTATGACCGGCTGGTGCTCGCCACAGGCGCTGAACCGATGATGCCGACCCTGGAGGTTGAATCTCGGCGCGCCGGCACCATCGACGCCGAGCTGCGGACCACGCAGCTCCCGGAGGGGATCATGGCGCTGCGCGAGATGGGTGATGCGCTGCGCCTGGCCGCTGTGGTGCGCCGCGCCGAGCCCGTGGTCGTGCTCGGCGGGGGCGTGCTCGGTGTCGAGGCGGCGCTGGCCATCGCGGAGGTGGGCTCCCCGGTGACCCTCGTCCACCGGGGCAATGTGCCCATGGGTCGCCAGATCGACACGGACGCGGGCATGCTGCTGCGCCGCGAGCTGATCAGTGCCGGCGTGAAGGTGCGCGCGGCGGCCGACATCACCACAGTGGTCTCCGAATCAGGGCGCCTCGCCGCGGTGCGCACCTCCCTGGGCGAGAAGATCCCGGCCTCCCTCCTCGTGCTCTGCACCGGGGTGCGGGCCCGTGACGGGCTGGCCGCAGACGCAGGGCTGTCCACCCGCTGGGGCGTGATGACCGACGCACAGTGCCGCAGCCTCACCGACACGAGGATCTTCGCCATCGGTGACTGTGCCACCGTGGACGGTCGAGAGCCCTCCGGACTGATCGCGCCCGGATGGCAGCACGCGGAGACCGCTGCCGAGTCCCTGTGCGAAGACCTGGGACTGAGCCGGGGGATCGAGCGTGATGCCTCCGGGACGCCGGTGAGCATGCAGACCGGCGCAGGCCTGGACGTGATCCTGGTGAAGTCCAAGACGTTGAACGTGGCGTGCGCCGGAACCACCGACGTGGACCCCTGGGATCCGGACTCCCCCAGCGTCTCCACCTGGTCGGATCCCAAAGGTGGTCAGTACCTGCGCATCGTCTCGGAGCAGGACAGGCTGCTGGGCTTCGTCTCCGTGGGCATGCCGCGCTCCGCCGCAGAGCTGGCGATGCATGCCGGTCGGGGCACCATGCCGGTGGCCGACCGCACGGCGCTGCTCGCGGCAGAACATGCCACGCGAGAGGCGCAGCTGGGGCCCCACGATGTGCTGTGTCGGTGTGCCGGCACCACGCTGAGCCAGGTCGAAGAGGCTGCGGCCTGCGCCGCCAGCGTGTCCGAGGTGGGCGATGCCTGCCGGGCGGGCACCGGCTGCGGGACCTGTCACAACCGGATCGAGAAGCTCCTGCAGAGCGCAGAGGCCCAGCGGGAGACTCCGCGGCAGAGGCAGCCAGAGGTGCAGCCGCTCACACGGTGA
- a CDS encoding molybdopterin oxidoreductase family protein, producing the protein MRTPVKLQDSAETTQEQSTRSVTTHCPYCALQCAMRLSITEKPRSAPSITVEGADFPTNQGRLCRKGSTSAELLTGRTDRLTAPLMAVRDQDGERTGEFREVTWGHALDHVADRVRSIQQAHGVDSVGVFGSGSLTNEKTYALGKFARVALGTSQIDYNGRFCMSSAAKASTMVFGLDRGLPFPLTDLDAACTILLLGSNVADTMPPFVQHLQGAMSKGGLIVVDPRRSATAELTAEGGGFHLAPTPGGDLVLLLALANVLFEEGHADQQYLQQRVNGLDEFRRSAAAWWPERAQGATGVGADQIRFIARRLGSAAARARSGGDPVFILTGRGVEQHRDGTDTARAAISLALILGLPGSTQPVETGAPDTHNPEMQPRGRGGYGTLTGQGNGQGGREMGQKSDQLPGLRSISSEDDRAHIAAVWDVDPKSIPGPGTPATELLHTMGTHSEEGRPGVRALLVHGSNVAVSAPDTGRVLKNLRALDLLVVADFFLSETAAEADVVLPVLQWAEEDGTMTNLEGRLLRRRQAVQPPTGCRSELWIFAELARRLGRPTGFPVDPAEVFDEIRRATAGAPADYSGMSWEQLDSGHAGYWPHPAAEKTGPTGRKETMALTDSAETAALGTVAGPRELTLTGEPIIGTPRMFESTFAHADGRAKLSAIRPRRQASPQTDELTFTTGRLMEHYQSGNQTRRVPALDAAHPEVTVQIHPATARQFGLQEGGYAVVENAQGAMTARVRLDESIRADTIFAPFHFSGRAAANALTRGLTDPHSKMPEFKNTPVRIRPADAQEAAA; encoded by the coding sequence ATGCGGACCCCCGTGAAGCTGCAGGATTCCGCTGAGACGACTCAGGAGCAGAGCACCCGCAGCGTGACCACGCACTGTCCGTACTGCGCCCTGCAATGTGCCATGCGGCTGAGCATCACCGAGAAGCCGCGCTCAGCACCGAGCATCACCGTCGAGGGTGCCGACTTCCCGACCAACCAGGGACGTCTGTGTCGCAAGGGCAGCACCTCGGCCGAGCTGCTGACCGGCCGCACCGACCGGCTGACCGCCCCGCTGATGGCTGTCCGGGACCAGGACGGCGAGCGCACGGGTGAGTTCCGCGAGGTCACCTGGGGACACGCTCTGGACCATGTCGCTGACCGAGTGAGAAGCATCCAGCAGGCCCATGGTGTCGACTCGGTGGGAGTCTTCGGGTCCGGAAGTCTGACGAACGAGAAGACCTATGCCCTCGGCAAGTTCGCCCGCGTGGCGCTGGGCACCTCCCAGATCGACTACAACGGCCGGTTCTGCATGTCCTCGGCCGCGAAGGCCTCGACCATGGTCTTCGGCCTGGATCGGGGACTGCCCTTTCCGCTGACCGATCTGGACGCGGCCTGCACCATCCTGCTGCTGGGCTCCAACGTCGCCGACACGATGCCTCCCTTCGTCCAGCATCTGCAGGGCGCGATGTCCAAGGGAGGGCTCATCGTGGTGGACCCGCGGCGCAGCGCCACCGCGGAGCTCACCGCGGAGGGCGGCGGGTTCCACCTCGCGCCGACCCCCGGAGGTGACCTCGTGCTGCTGCTGGCTCTGGCCAATGTGCTCTTCGAGGAGGGTCATGCGGACCAGCAGTACCTGCAGCAGCGGGTCAACGGACTTGACGAGTTCCGCCGCTCAGCGGCTGCCTGGTGGCCCGAAAGGGCGCAGGGCGCCACCGGGGTCGGCGCGGACCAGATCCGGTTCATCGCGCGCCGGCTCGGCTCAGCGGCGGCACGGGCGCGCTCGGGCGGCGATCCCGTCTTCATCCTCACCGGACGCGGGGTCGAGCAGCACCGCGACGGCACCGACACTGCTCGGGCCGCCATCAGCCTCGCCCTCATCCTCGGACTGCCCGGCAGCACGCAGCCGGTGGAGACAGGGGCTCCCGACACGCACAATCCAGAGATGCAGCCTCGGGGCCGCGGCGGTTACGGCACTCTGACCGGACAGGGCAACGGGCAGGGCGGCCGGGAGATGGGACAGAAGTCCGACCAGCTCCCCGGGCTGCGGTCCATCAGCTCCGAAGATGATCGCGCCCACATCGCCGCGGTCTGGGACGTGGACCCGAAGTCCATCCCGGGCCCCGGGACGCCTGCCACCGAGCTGCTGCACACCATGGGCACCCACAGCGAGGAGGGAAGGCCCGGAGTGCGGGCACTGCTGGTCCATGGCTCCAATGTCGCGGTCTCCGCCCCGGACACCGGCCGGGTGCTGAAGAACCTCCGCGCGCTCGACCTGCTCGTGGTCGCTGACTTCTTCCTCTCCGAGACGGCGGCAGAGGCCGACGTCGTCCTTCCGGTCCTGCAGTGGGCGGAGGAGGACGGGACCATGACCAATCTGGAGGGGCGCCTGCTGCGCCGGCGTCAAGCGGTCCAGCCCCCGACCGGCTGCCGCTCAGAGCTGTGGATCTTCGCCGAACTGGCCCGTCGCCTGGGCCGTCCCACCGGTTTCCCGGTGGATCCCGCGGAGGTCTTCGACGAGATCCGCCGCGCCACAGCAGGAGCCCCCGCCGACTACTCAGGCATGAGCTGGGAGCAGCTGGATTCCGGGCATGCCGGATATTGGCCGCACCCGGCGGCGGAGAAGACGGGGCCGACGGGGCGGAAGGAGACGATGGCGCTGACTGACTCCGCGGAGACCGCCGCCCTCGGCACAGTCGCCGGGCCGCGTGAACTCACCCTGACCGGTGAACCGATCATCGGCACCCCGCGCATGTTCGAGTCGACCTTCGCTCATGCCGACGGCAGGGCGAAGCTGAGCGCGATCCGACCGCGTCGCCAGGCGAGCCCCCAGACCGATGAGCTGACCTTCACCACGGGGCGGCTGATGGAGCATTACCAGTCAGGAAATCAGACCCGCCGAGTCCCGGCGCTGGACGCGGCGCATCCTGAGGTCACCGTCCAGATCCACCCGGCGACCGCCCGACAGTTCGGACTCCAGGAGGGCGGTTATGCGGTGGTCGAGAACGCGCAGGGAGCCATGACGGCCAGAGTGCGCCTGGATGAGAGCATCCGAGCCGACACGATCTTCGCGCCCTTCCACTTCTCCGGCAGGGCGGCCGCGAATGCATTGACCAGAGGCCTGACCGATCCACATTCGAAGATGCCCGAGTTCAAGAACACCCCGGTCCGAATCCGTCCCGCCGATGCCCAGGAGGCAGCCGCATGA
- a CDS encoding MFS transporter — translation MNPQLSTTEAPARTTTGPADPTDRLVLEDGRWITNWQPENTDFWEGPGRSTARRNLIWSIFCEFLGFAVWQLWSVTVVFLPLAGFDLTTSEQFWLVSLPPLVGATLRIPYSFMVALVGGRNWTVISALLLLIPTVSMALTLGNPETPLWALFAIAAAAGFGGGNFASSMANITYFYPAREKGAALGLNAAGGNLGVAVAQFTVPLVVTAFAFGALQPNLPAAGLFWIPFILFAAWGARKYMHNLSHAKNDIRGSLSALKEKHLWIISLIYIGTFGSFMGFGSVFPTLINMQFPEFSSFQLLGAALSLAFMGPLVGSLARPYGGRLADRVGGARVTIASFLAMAAVTATVVLTLQLANFWLYLVLFLALFTLTGVANGSSYRMIPMVFRLSVHPADRVGHERKASSALGLIGAIGAYGGFAIPQILRIANESTGSFDIAFWVFAAGYVALAGLTWVVYMRPGTVFARANV, via the coding sequence ATGAACCCGCAGCTCTCCACGACAGAGGCCCCCGCACGGACGACCACCGGCCCCGCCGACCCCACCGACCGACTGGTGCTGGAGGACGGACGCTGGATCACGAACTGGCAGCCCGAGAACACAGACTTCTGGGAGGGCCCGGGACGGTCGACGGCGCGCCGGAACCTGATCTGGTCCATCTTCTGCGAGTTCCTGGGCTTCGCGGTCTGGCAGCTGTGGTCGGTGACCGTCGTCTTCCTCCCGCTGGCGGGCTTCGACCTGACCACCTCTGAGCAGTTCTGGCTGGTCTCGCTGCCCCCGCTGGTCGGAGCCACCCTGCGCATCCCCTACAGCTTCATGGTGGCTCTGGTGGGCGGTCGCAACTGGACCGTCATCTCCGCGCTGCTGCTGCTGATCCCCACCGTGTCCATGGCACTCACCCTGGGCAACCCGGAGACTCCGCTGTGGGCGCTGTTCGCCATCGCGGCGGCTGCCGGCTTCGGCGGAGGCAACTTTGCGTCCTCGATGGCCAACATCACCTATTTCTATCCGGCCCGGGAGAAGGGTGCCGCGCTGGGTCTCAACGCAGCCGGGGGAAACCTGGGAGTGGCGGTGGCGCAGTTCACCGTCCCGCTCGTGGTCACGGCCTTCGCCTTCGGAGCGCTGCAGCCGAACCTTCCGGCCGCCGGACTCTTCTGGATTCCCTTCATCCTGTTCGCCGCCTGGGGCGCGAGGAAGTACATGCACAACCTCTCCCACGCGAAGAATGACATCAGGGGCTCGCTCTCGGCGCTGAAGGAGAAGCATCTCTGGATCATCTCGCTGATCTACATCGGCACCTTCGGGTCCTTCATGGGATTCGGCTCTGTCTTCCCCACGCTGATCAACATGCAGTTCCCGGAGTTCTCCAGCTTCCAGCTGCTCGGGGCGGCACTCTCGCTGGCCTTCATGGGACCGCTGGTCGGCTCTCTCGCCCGGCCCTACGGCGGCAGACTCGCCGACCGCGTGGGCGGCGCTCGGGTGACCATCGCCAGCTTCCTGGCGATGGCGGCCGTCACCGCCACTGTCGTGCTCACGCTGCAGCTGGCGAACTTCTGGCTCTACCTGGTCCTGTTCCTGGCGCTGTTCACACTGACCGGCGTCGCCAACGGCTCGAGCTACCGGATGATCCCGATGGTCTTCCGACTCTCGGTCCATCCGGCAGATCGGGTGGGTCACGAGCGCAAGGCCTCATCCGCTCTGGGCCTGATCGGAGCGATCGGCGCCTACGGAGGCTTCGCCATCCCGCAGATCCTGCGCATCGCCAATGAGTCCACCGGGTCCTTCGACATCGCCTTCTGGGTCTTCGCCGCCGGATATGTGGCTCTGGCAGGGCTGACCTGGGTGGTCTACATGCGACCAGGGACCGTCTTCGCCCGGGCGAACGTCTGA
- a CDS encoding FAS1-like dehydratase domain-containing protein encodes MINPDRQGHQYPPAAPYQVSREAIREFARAVKAVHPAHLDLEAAAALGHRDLVAPPSFAVIVAQRAEAAVVEDAEAGIDFSRVVHAEERFTHHRPILAGDTLQAQVTLDRIRTMGAGAMVTTRVEISAADGQPRSTVTSSLLVRTEEAPA; translated from the coding sequence ATGATCAACCCAGATCGGCAGGGGCACCAGTATCCCCCCGCTGCCCCCTACCAGGTCAGCCGCGAAGCGATCCGAGAGTTCGCGCGCGCGGTGAAGGCCGTGCACCCGGCGCATCTCGACCTCGAAGCCGCCGCGGCCCTGGGCCACCGAGACCTCGTCGCGCCTCCCAGCTTCGCCGTGATCGTCGCCCAGCGGGCAGAGGCCGCAGTGGTCGAGGACGCTGAGGCCGGCATCGACTTCTCCCGCGTGGTCCACGCCGAGGAGCGGTTCACCCACCACCGGCCGATCCTGGCCGGAGACACTCTTCAGGCCCAGGTCACCCTGGACCGCATCCGCACCATGGGTGCCGGCGCCATGGTCACGACCCGCGTCGAGATCAGCGCAGCCGATGGTCAGCCGCGCAGCACCGTCACCTCCAGCCTGCTGGTCCGCACCGAGGAGGCCCCCGCGTGA
- a CDS encoding MaoC family dehydratase, translating to MNKPVLADLEKGQRIGSRELSFSRADLVRYAAASGDHNPIHWNDRFAREVGLDGVIAHGMLTMGSAVDLVSEWAGDPGAVVDYQARFTKPVPVPDVETGNPETPTARLLVTGTIGAVDAEERRVRVDLTVELLEAAIGRGESAEQESARTKVLAKSQAVVRL from the coding sequence GTGAACAAGCCCGTGCTCGCCGACCTGGAGAAGGGCCAGAGGATCGGTTCCCGCGAGCTGAGCTTCTCCCGTGCCGACCTGGTGCGCTACGCCGCCGCCTCCGGGGACCACAACCCCATCCACTGGAACGATCGCTTCGCCCGCGAAGTGGGACTCGATGGGGTCATCGCCCACGGGATGCTCACGATGGGCTCCGCCGTGGACCTGGTCAGCGAATGGGCAGGCGATCCGGGCGCCGTCGTGGACTACCAGGCGCGCTTCACGAAACCGGTGCCGGTGCCCGACGTCGAGACGGGAAACCCTGAGACGCCCACGGCGCGGCTGCTGGTCACCGGCACCATCGGTGCCGTGGATGCGGAAGAGCGCCGGGTCAGGGTCGACCTCACGGTCGAGCTGCTCGAAGCGGCGATCGGGCGTGGCGAGTCAGCAGAACAGGAGTCCGCGCGCACCAAGGTGCTGGCGAAGTCCCAGGCAGTCGTCAGGCTCTGA
- a CDS encoding ABC transporter substrate-binding protein translates to MPMHKTAAKAVGASALAALALTACGGGEENESGEEEQQMLNNAGTLQVCSDVPYPPFEYYDGDGNVVGFDIDIAEALAESVDAELEIVQTGFEGIQSGVALDSNTCDLAISGMTITEARAGNMLFSEPYLDDNLGLLAATDAEVASLEDLDGLTVGVQSETTGATYAEEAGYEVREYTDSGLLIQGLESGQVDAAIGNISILGYQAGESDTAEFIEEIDTGEQLGIAAQSDNAELIDAVNEALAELESSGEMQELEDSWFREGDTPEEGEAAEDEAAEEEPADAEPTDEGED, encoded by the coding sequence ATGCCCATGCACAAGACCGCGGCCAAGGCCGTAGGCGCCTCCGCGCTGGCAGCGCTCGCCCTCACCGCCTGCGGCGGCGGCGAGGAGAACGAGTCTGGCGAGGAGGAGCAGCAGATGCTCAACAACGCCGGCACGCTCCAGGTGTGCTCCGACGTGCCGTACCCGCCGTTCGAGTACTACGACGGCGACGGCAACGTCGTCGGCTTCGACATCGACATCGCCGAGGCGCTCGCGGAGTCCGTCGACGCCGAGCTGGAGATCGTCCAGACCGGCTTCGAGGGCATCCAGTCAGGCGTCGCGCTCGACTCGAACACCTGCGACCTGGCCATCTCGGGCATGACCATCACCGAGGCCCGCGCCGGCAACATGCTCTTCTCCGAGCCTTACCTGGATGACAACCTGGGTCTGCTCGCCGCCACCGACGCCGAGGTCGCCTCTCTGGAGGACCTCGACGGACTGACCGTGGGCGTGCAGAGTGAGACCACCGGCGCCACCTACGCCGAGGAGGCAGGCTACGAGGTGCGCGAATACACCGACTCCGGGCTGCTGATCCAGGGGCTCGAGTCCGGACAGGTGGACGCCGCGATCGGCAACATCTCGATCCTCGGCTACCAGGCCGGGGAGTCGGACACCGCTGAGTTCATCGAGGAGATCGACACCGGCGAGCAGCTGGGCATCGCCGCCCAGAGCGACAATGCCGAGCTGATCGACGCGGTCAACGAGGCCCTCGCCGAGCTGGAGTCCTCCGGTGAGATGCAGGAGCTCGAGGACAGCTGGTTCCGCGAGGGCGACACCCCTGAAGAGGGCGAGGCCGCCGAGGACGAGGCCGCCGAAGAGGAGCCCGCTGACGCCGAGCCCACCGATGAGGGTGAAGACTGA
- a CDS encoding amino acid ABC transporter permease, whose translation MAMTTRDRARMSLGIQAGVFLAVVIVLAILVDWSAIRSSFFAVENLGPMFPEIITIGLFNTVQYTAVGFIFGLLGGTLLALMRMSSFPVYRWVATGYIEFFRGIPAILVFIALGFGASLAFGVNLSTLQIAGTALAIVASAYIAETLRAGLQAVPKGQLEAARALGMPAWRAMVTIQIPQAFRIVLPPLTNEAILLTKDSSLIFVVGMAGGAAELTKMGRDGINIYQAGLTPLVIAGFCYLLLTVPLSLLARRMEHRSPRTGKK comes from the coding sequence ATGGCAATGACAACCCGTGACCGAGCGCGAATGAGCCTCGGGATCCAGGCAGGCGTGTTCCTCGCCGTCGTGATCGTGCTGGCCATCCTCGTGGACTGGTCAGCGATCCGCAGCAGCTTCTTCGCCGTCGAGAACCTCGGACCGATGTTCCCGGAGATCATCACGATCGGACTGTTCAACACGGTCCAGTACACCGCGGTGGGCTTCATCTTCGGTCTGCTGGGCGGAACGCTGCTGGCGCTGATGCGGATGTCCTCGTTCCCGGTGTACCGGTGGGTCGCCACCGGATACATCGAGTTCTTCCGAGGCATCCCTGCGATCCTGGTCTTCATCGCGCTCGGTTTCGGTGCGTCCCTGGCCTTCGGGGTGAACCTCTCCACGCTGCAGATCGCCGGCACTGCACTGGCGATCGTGGCCAGCGCGTACATCGCGGAGACCCTGCGCGCCGGTCTCCAAGCTGTCCCCAAGGGTCAGCTCGAGGCCGCTCGTGCCCTGGGCATGCCTGCCTGGCGGGCCATGGTGACCATCCAGATCCCGCAGGCATTCCGGATCGTCCTGCCCCCGCTGACCAATGAGGCGATCCTGCTGACCAAGGACTCCTCGCTGATCTTCGTGGTCGGCATGGCCGGCGGCGCCGCCGAGCTGACCAAGATGGGCCGCGACGGCATCAACATCTATCAGGCCGGACTCACCCCGCTGGTGATCGCCGGCTTCTGCTACCTGCTGCTCACCGTGCCGCTCTCGCTGCTCGCGCGTCGCATGGAGCACCGCAGCCCGCGGACGGGGAAGAAGTAG
- a CDS encoding amino acid ABC transporter ATP-binding protein, producing MSQNQNQSQNQGRSAGLEGPGAVRPEVAGARSATGVTISGLHKSFGDNEVLKGIDMSVAPGEVVCLIGASGSGKSTLLRCVNRLENPDAGTITVGEHEATHPDVNLDAMRRQIGMVFQQFNLFPHLSVLENCTITPRRVLRQSTAEAEAEALAQLDTVGLKHLADRRPDQLSGGQQQRVAIARALTMKPQLMLFDEPTSALDPETVGDVLASMRKLAQAGMTMLVVTHEMGFAREVADRVVFMDQGLVVEEGPAAELIGDPQQPRTQDFLRRVLHPLGE from the coding sequence ATGAGCCAGAACCAGAACCAGAGCCAGAACCAGGGCCGGTCGGCAGGCCTCGAGGGGCCGGGAGCCGTCCGGCCCGAGGTCGCCGGGGCGCGCAGCGCGACCGGAGTGACCATCTCCGGACTGCACAAGTCCTTCGGGGACAACGAGGTGCTCAAGGGCATCGACATGAGCGTCGCGCCGGGAGAGGTCGTCTGCCTCATCGGCGCGTCGGGCTCCGGGAAGTCCACCCTGCTGCGCTGCGTGAACCGGCTGGAGAACCCCGACGCGGGCACCATCACCGTGGGTGAGCATGAGGCCACCCACCCGGATGTGAACCTCGACGCCATGCGCCGACAGATCGGCATGGTCTTCCAGCAGTTCAATCTGTTCCCGCATCTGAGCGTGCTGGAGAACTGCACGATCACGCCGCGCCGGGTGCTGCGCCAGTCCACGGCTGAGGCCGAGGCGGAGGCGCTGGCCCAGCTGGACACTGTGGGACTCAAACATCTCGCCGATCGCAGACCCGACCAGCTCTCCGGCGGCCAGCAGCAGCGAGTGGCCATCGCCCGCGCGCTGACCATGAAGCCGCAGCTGATGCTCTTCGACGAACCCACCTCCGCGCTGGACCCCGAGACTGTCGGTGATGTGCTCGCCAGCATGCGCAAGCTCGCCCAGGCCGGGATGACCATGCTCGTGGTGACCCACGAGATGGGCTTCGCCCGAGAGGTCGCCGACCGGGTGGTGTTCATGGATCAGGGTCTCGTCGTCGAAGAGGGCCCTGCCGCCGAACTCATCGGAGACCCCCAGCAGCCGCGCACTCAAGACTTCCTGCGCCGGGTGCTCCACCCGCTGGGGGAGTGA
- a CDS encoding UDP-N-acetylmuramate dehydrogenase, translating to MTSVDPSTTSSPRRFSDHTTARVGGPAGRWIRAESQAQAIEVLREHPLPDEDQREHGRDTLIVLGGGSNLLVTEDGFPGTVLQLAFTGIDTEEHSAGRVLLSVAAGHDWDDVVRFSVAHGLTGLEALSGIPGSTGAVPVQNVGAYGAEVAQTLKDVRAWDRARGELISFSKEQLRFGYRDSLLKQTTVHGSPRYVVLSVRFLLQNRSDGLSAPVRYGELARTLGLDAESADHERRAPLDQVRRTVLRLRAGKGMVLSEGDHDTWSTGSFFTNPIVPRDKAAALPADAPQFAAGVDDSGRPLVKLSAAWLIDHAGCGKGFGLPDGPEAGRGAQGVGLAGGRASLSTKHTLAVTNRGAATTDDLLAVARAARDQVSATFGITMHQEPVLIGHSL from the coding sequence GTGACAAGCGTTGACCCCAGCACGACCAGTTCTCCCCGCCGTTTCAGCGACCACACCACCGCGCGCGTCGGCGGTCCCGCCGGCCGCTGGATCCGCGCCGAGTCGCAGGCCCAGGCGATCGAGGTGCTCCGCGAGCACCCGCTGCCCGATGAGGATCAGCGCGAACACGGTCGCGACACCCTCATCGTGCTCGGCGGCGGCTCGAATCTGCTGGTCACCGAGGACGGCTTCCCCGGAACGGTGCTGCAGCTCGCCTTCACCGGCATCGACACCGAGGAGCACAGCGCCGGCCGGGTGCTGCTGAGCGTGGCGGCAGGGCACGACTGGGACGACGTCGTCCGGTTCAGCGTTGCGCACGGCCTCACCGGTCTGGAGGCCCTCTCCGGCATTCCCGGGTCCACAGGTGCAGTGCCGGTGCAGAATGTCGGCGCCTACGGTGCTGAAGTCGCCCAGACGCTGAAGGACGTGCGGGCCTGGGACCGGGCGCGCGGAGAGCTGATCAGCTTCTCCAAGGAGCAGCTGCGGTTCGGCTACCGGGATTCGCTGCTCAAGCAGACCACCGTGCACGGCTCACCCCGCTATGTGGTGCTCTCCGTGCGCTTCCTGCTGCAGAACCGTTCCGATGGGCTCTCGGCCCCGGTACGCTACGGCGAGTTGGCGAGGACGCTGGGCCTGGACGCCGAGAGCGCGGACCATGAGCGCCGCGCCCCGCTGGATCAGGTCCGCCGCACCGTGCTGAGACTGCGGGCAGGCAAGGGGATGGTGCTCAGTGAAGGCGACCACGACACCTGGTCCACCGGGTCCTTCTTCACCAACCCCATCGTGCCCAGGGACAAGGCCGCCGCGCTTCCAGCCGACGCGCCGCAGTTCGCCGCAGGGGTCGACGACTCGGGCCGTCCGCTGGTGAAGCTCTCCGCGGCGTGGCTCATCGATCACGCGGGCTGCGGCAAGGGATTCGGACTCCCTGACGGGCCGGAGGCCGGACGCGGAGCCCAGGGCGTGGGACTCGCTGGCGGCCGTGCCTCACTGTCGACCAAGCACACGCTGGCGGTGACCAACCGCGGAGCTGCGACGACAGATGATCTGCTCGCCGTGGCCCGCGCGGCTCGCGACCAGGTCAGCGCCACCTTCGGGATCACCATGCACCAGGAGCCCGTGCTGATCGGCCACTCGCTCTGA